The Desmonostoc muscorum LEGE 12446 genome includes a region encoding these proteins:
- a CDS encoding LemA family protein: protein MSTIGVFIFSVALVAIVALILINGYNDLVKYRNRYKNAYSQIDVQLQRRYDLIPNLVETAKGYMKHERETLEAVIAARNSAMNANSRAVQNPGDPQAMQQLGNAEAALTGALSRFMVLSESYPELKADRTISQVMEELSSTENRIAFARQAFNDAVTLYNTKSESFPSNLVANTFNFTVAELLPEANPEVRNAPRVSF, encoded by the coding sequence ATGAGTACCATTGGAGTTTTCATATTTTCTGTGGCTTTAGTTGCCATTGTTGCTCTCATTCTAATTAATGGCTACAACGATTTAGTAAAGTATCGCAACCGCTACAAAAATGCTTACTCTCAAATCGATGTTCAATTACAGCGCCGTTATGATTTAATTCCTAATTTGGTGGAAACTGCCAAAGGATACATGAAACATGAGCGGGAAACTTTAGAAGCGGTGATTGCAGCTCGAAATTCTGCAATGAATGCTAACAGTCGCGCCGTCCAAAATCCTGGCGATCCCCAAGCGATGCAGCAGTTGGGTAATGCGGAAGCAGCGCTGACGGGTGCGTTAAGTCGGTTCATGGTACTTTCAGAATCTTATCCAGAATTGAAAGCCGATCGCACTATCAGTCAAGTGATGGAAGAATTATCTTCCACAGAAAACCGCATTGCTTTTGCCCGTCAAGCTTTTAATGATGCTGTAACACTTTACAACACCAAAAGTGAATCTTTCCCCAGCAACCTTGTAGCAAATACTTTTAATTTTACTGTTGCAGAATTGCTCCCCGAAGCGAATCCGGAAGTGAGAAATGCTCCCCGCGTGTCTTTTTAG